The stretch of DNA TTGGGTGCGGCGGGCGCCTGATCGTAGTGCGCCTGCTCGTACTGGGGCTGCTGGTACTGCTGTTCGGTGTATCCGTACGAATAGTCGTTGGCCTGGCTGTAGGCCTGGGTCGGCGGATTCTGTTTCGGCGCGCCGTAGCGCGGATCACGGGGATCGTAGTTCGTCATCGTCGGCAAGCCCTCCACCGTTGCGTCGTCGTCGGCCCTCCAGTGTACTGAGTGTGCGGGAGGCGACATCCGAACCTCGTCGACATTCACGCATTAAGCTCGGACGGCATGGGATACCCGCGCGACAACCTGGCACCCGGCGAACAGGTGGTCATTCATCGACATCCCCATTGGAAGAGCCTGGTGGTGCCGGTGTTGATCTTCTGGGTCGTGACCGCCGTGTGCGGTGTCGCGATCGGTTACACGCAGACCGGTGACTCCCTCTCGAGCGACGCGGCCCTCTGGCTGACGGTCGTCGTGGTGATCGTGTGGGCGGCGGCCGCCGTCTACTGGCTGGGTCGACCGGTCCTCTCGTGGCGTACGACGCACTTCGTGGTCACCGACCGGCGGGTGATGTACCGCAACGGCATCATCACCCGGTCGGGCATCGACATCCCGATGCGCCGCATCACCTCCGTCGAGTTCAATCACGGGCTGATCGACCGGATGCTGCGCACCGGCACACTGATCATCGAGTCGGCGTCCGACGAGCCGCTGGAGTTCGCGGACATACCGGACGTCGAAGCGGTGCACGCCCGGCTCTACCAGGAACTGCTCGACGACGAGGACGACGTCGACTACGGACGGAGACGTCGATGACCGCCGCCCGCCCGATCCTGCTCGCCGAGGACGACGCCGCGATCGCCGAACCGTTGGCGCGCGCACTGATCAGGGAGGGACACGACTGCGTGATCGCCGCGAGCGGTCCGGAAGCCCTCGATCAGGCGTTGACCTCCGAGTTCGGTCTGCTCATCCTGGACCTCGGACTGCCCGGAATGGACGGCCTCGAAGTGTGCCGCCGGGTCCGCGCCCAGTTGCCCGAGGTCGCGGTGCTCATGCTGACCGCGCGCACCGACGAGGTCGACTTCGTCGTCGGCCTCGACGCGGGCGCCGACGACTACGTGGGCAAACCGTTCCGGCTCGCCGAACTCCTGGCCCGGGTGCGCGCCTTGATGCGCCGCAGCAGCGTCGGTGAGGACGCCGACGAGGTGGTCCTCGACTTCGGCGACATCATGCTCGACGCGCGTGCGCGGCGCGTGGTGGTCGACGGCGACGACCTGACTCTGGCCAACCGCGAGTTCGACCTCCTGCAGTTCCTGATGGAGCGACCGGGGGAGGCGCTCTCGCGTGACGAGATCATGACGCAGGTGTGGGGGTCGGTGGATCTGCGTTCGTCGAAGACCCTCGACATGCACGTGTCCTGGATCCGCCGCAAGATCGGCGACGACCAGCCGAACCGGCCCAAGCACATCGTGACGGTGCGCGGCGTCGGTTTCCGATTCGACCCGTGAGGGGCGCCGCGTGCGTCGTCGAATACTGAAGATGATGATCGTCACGGTGGCCCTGATGGGACTTCTCCTCGGGGTGCCGCTGACGATCCTCACCGTGCGCGGCATGTCGGCCGAGGCCCGGCAGAACCTCTCGGAGAGCCTGAAACGGATCTCCGAATACGTACTCGCCGAGGAGACGGTCGGCCACGACCTGGAGGTGGCCGACCTCGATCTGAAGCAGTTCCGGCTGCTGGTGCCCGCGGGTGGGCGTCTCACCTTGAACGCGACGGTCACCGGGGCGAACGGCGTCGAGATCCCGATCCGTCGGGCCGTCGGCGACGACCAGGCCGAGTCGACGATCTCCGAATCGGTGACGCTCGGGCCGCACGCGACGCTCACCCTGGAGATCCCTCAGGAGAACGTGCGACCACAGCAACTGGTGGCGGTCGGCGTCCTGCTGGTGGTGCTGACCGGGTCGGTGGCCGGCGGCGCCCTCGTCGCGGTCGTCACCGCACGTCGCCTCGCCGAGCCGCTGACGGCGCTGGCCGCACGCGCCGGGGCGATGGCGCGGGGTGACCTCTCGTCCGGCTGGCCGTCGTACGGCATCGACGAACTCGATCGGGTGGCCGAAGCACTCGCCGATGCGAATCAGGAGATCGCGACCCGTCTCGAGCGGGAGGGCGAGATCGTCGGCGACGTGTCGCATCAGCTGCGCAGCAGACTGACCGCCGTCCATCTGCGCCTGGACGAACTGACCCTGCACGAGGACCCGGCCGTCGTCGCCGAGGCGGAGGCGGGGCTCGAGCAGGTCGAGCGGCTCTCGCGCGAACTCGACGAACTGGTGGCGGCGTCGCGGGAGGACTCGGCCGGGCGCGGAGCGATCGACGCGCGGGACGTCGTCGACACCTTGATCGGCGACTTCGAGCCGGCGTTCCGGGCCAAGGGGCGGCGGCTGCGGGCCGAGACCCTCGGCCGAGTGCCGACGATCTCGGGCAAGCCGGGGCGTCTACGCGAAGCGTTGAGCGTACTCATCGACAACTCGTTGCAGCACGGCGCGGGCACGACGACGGTGCGCCTCGCCGACCTGCCCGCCGTCGGCATGGTGCGTCTGACCGTCGCCGACAGCGGTCCGGGCATCGCGGACGAGATCGCCGTGGACGTGTTCCGTCGCGGATTCTCCGGTGGGAGCCGCAGCGGTATGGGGCTGTCGTTGTCGCGGGCGCTCATAGAGGCCGAGGGCGGACGGCTGGATCTGATCTCGCGGCGGCCCGCGGTGTTCGCGATCGTGCTGCCCGCTCAGGGGCGTCGACCGTCAGGCGCCGACCACATCACGCGTGTCCGAGTTCCTCATCGGTGAGATCGTCCGAGGCCGGATCCGGTTCGGTGGATCCGCCGGGTCCGCCGCGCGGCTCCTCCTCCGGGAAGGCGAACTTGCGCAGCGACCAGAATCGGAACGCCATGCCGAGGATGTTGCCGATGATGAAGGCGAGGAAGAAGTCGAGGACGGCGAGTTCGAGGCCCGCGAGGTTCTCGCGCATGTGGAAGACGTTGTTCGCGAGCCACAGCGGTGCCGCGGTCAGGAGCACTGCGATGCCGCTGATCAGGAAGAACAACATGGCTTCGTGATGCCGCTCGCGTCCACCACGGTTCTTGAACGCCCATTCCCGGTTCAGGATGTAGCTGACGATGGTCGCCACGACACCGGAGATGATCCTCGCGGCGACCGGCTTGGGTTCCAACACGGTGAAGACGAGCAGGTAGTAGATCGCGGTGTCGATGACGAAGGTCGTACCGCCGACGATGGCGAACTTGATGAGCTCGCTGTGCTTCATGACGAGGCGATGGAGGGGCCCGGGCAGCATGGACACTGCCTTGTCGATTGTCAGCACAACGGTCGAGTGTACGTAATCGAGTAGTCACAGACACATCGGTTGACGCCGGATGCGGAGATTCGTGGTGAACGTGACACCATTGACGCCGTGAGTTCGCAACCGCGCCGAGCAGAGTCAGGCATGCCGACGGTCACCATGATCGGCGGCGGACAGCTGGCCCGAATGACCCATCAGTCCGCGATCGCGCTCGGCCAGTGCCTGCGTGTTCTCGCCGCGGGCGACGCCGAACCGGCCGCTCAGGTGAGCGGCGACGTGGTCCTCGGTTCGCACGAGAGCCTCGAGGATCTGCGGACCGCCGCCGAAGGCGCCGTCGCCCTGACCTTCGACCACGAAGGCGTCCCCCTTCATCTGCTGGAGGCCCTCGAGGCCGACGGCGTGGCGGTGCGACCGCCGTCGGCGGCCCTGCGATTCGCGCAGGACAAGCTCGACATGCGCAATCGACTGTCCGAACTCGGGCTCCCGGTACCCGACTTCGCGGACCTGTCCGGCGACGTCGCCGCCGCACGCGACGAACTGATCGCCTTCGGCGAACGCAACGGCTGGCAGATCGTCCTCAAGGCCGTCCGGGGCGGCTACGACGGTCGCGGCGTGTGGCTGGTCGACGGGCGCGATGAGGCGCTCGCGGTGTTCGATGCGCACGCCGGGGGCGACACCGTGCTGATGGCGGAGCAGAAGGTGTCGATGCGTCGTGAGCTGTCGGCGATGATCGCGCGGTCACCGTACGGCCAGGGCGCGGCGTGGCCGGTCGTGGAGACCGTGCAGCGCAAGGGACAATGCGCCGTCGTGCTGGCGCCCGCACCCGGACTCGACGAGACCGTCGCCGAGCAGGCGCAGCGGATGGCACTGCGACTGGCCGACGAACTGGGCGTCGTCGGAGCCATGGCCATGGAGCTGTTCGAGACCGTCGACGGCGAACTCGTCGTCAACGAACTCGCGATGCGTCCGCACAACAGCGGCCACTGGACGATGGACGGCGCGGTCACCTCGCAGTTCGAGCAGCATCTGCGAGCGGTCCTGGACTATCCGCTCGGCGACACGTCGGCGCGGGCCGAGACCGTCGTGATGGCCAACGTCCTCGGCGCCGACGAGACCCCGGAGATGTCGGTCGACGAACGAATGCACCACCTGTTCGCGCGGATGCCCGATGCCAAGATCCACATGTACGGCAAATCCGAGCGACCCGACCGCAAGGTGGGGCACGTCAACATCGTCGGACGTCCCGGCGAACCCGTCGAGGCGGTTCGCGAGCGGGCCGAGCGTGCCGCCACCTGGATGTCGACCGCCGTCTGGACCGACGGCTGGAACCCGCACACCGATTCGATCGGAGACCTCACATGACCGCACCCGTCGGACCTCGCGTCGGCCTCATCATGGGCAGCGATTCGGACTGGCCGACGATGGAGGCCGCCGCCGAGGCGCTCGCCGAGTTCGGTGTCGCCTTCGAGGTCGGCGTCGTATCGGCGCACCGCACCCCGCAGCGCATGCTCGACTACGCGAAGGGAGCGGCCGCCCGCGGCGTCTCGGTGATCATCGCCGGTGCGGGCGGTGCCGCGCACCTGCCCGGCATGGTCGCGTCGGCGACGCCGCTGCCGGTGATCGGCGTTCCGGTCCCGCTCAAGTATCTCGACGGCATGGACTCGTTGCTCTCGATCGTCCAGATGCCCGCGGGCGTCCCGGTCGCGACGGTCTCGATCGGCGGGGCCCGCAACGCGGGCCTGCTGGCCGTCCGGATACTCGCCGCGAGCGATCCCGCGCTGCAGTCGGCGATGGAGACCTTCCAAGCCGGTCTGGAGGAGATGGTCCTGGCCAAGGACGAGAAGCTCCGGAGATCGCTGTTGGAGGACTGACGTGTCGATTCCGGACCGGGCCCGACTCGAAGCCGCCTGCACCGTCGTCGTCGAGGAGACCCTCGCGGCGATCGCACAGGTCCTCGACGACTGCGACGACGAGTCGGTGAACGCCACGCCGGTTCCGGGGACGGTGAACTCGGTGTTCGCGCTCGTGACTCACCTGGACGGCGTGATCGCGGACTGGGGTGGCAACCTCGTCGCCGGGGAGGGCATCCCGCGTGACCGGCCGACGGAGTTCACGGCGCAGGGGACACTCGCGCAGGCGCGGTCGATCCTGGACCGGATGAGCGAACGGCTGCCGCGATACATCCGTCTCGCGCTGACCGCCGGGATCGAAGCCCCCGGCGCGATCAGCAGCACCCGGGTCGACGCCGCGAGCGCGACCCCCGAATTCGTCGTCGCGCACCTTCTCCGCGAACTCACCCAACACACCGGACACATGCAGATCTGCCGGGACGTCGTCGGACGTTAGGGCGCGACGACCGCGGTCGGGAACTGGTCGGGGTGGGTGACCGGCGCACTGAGCATTCCGGTGGCCGCGTCGATGATGAAGTAGCCGACGGCCGTCCAACTCCCTGACGCGGTACCGGCTTCGACGTCGGTCTCGTAGCTCGCGCACAGGCGCAGCGTGAGACTCGCGATGAGGCGCATTCGCGCCGTCAACACCGGTTCGGGGACATGAGCCAGCTCGGGGATCGCGCCCATCTGTCCGTCGAACTGGACGCTCCGTTCGATGCCGACTCGCAGCGGTTCCTCCACCGACGGCAGGAACATCGCCTGATAGGTGAATCGCGCCCGGTGACCGGGCACCGGCAGCGAGTCCAGGTATTCGATCCACGGGCGGACGCCCGCGCCGACGAGATCGTGCAGACTCGGCTGATCGGGCAGTTCGCCGAGTATCTGCTCGCGGCGCGCGGTGATCTGCTCGCGACCGCGGGCGAGCAGTGCCTGAATCATCTCGTCGCGCCCGCCGAAGTGGTATTTGATCGCCGAGTGGTTCGCGGTGCCCGCATGCTCGGTGATCCGCCTGTTGGAGACGGCGTCGATGCCGTGCTCGGCGAAGAGCTCCTCCGCCGCGTCCAACAGTGTCTCGCGCGCACGGTCGCCGTGCTGTGCCATCTCGGCTCCTCGGAAGTCTCGAATGTGTCTCTCGTTATACCCCCTTCCCAAAATTACGCCATCTGTCTTAAAGTTGATCGGGTAACCGAGGTCGACGCTCGGGCGAAGCGTCACGGCTCAACGCCCGCCGACCATCAGAACTATTTGTTTGGGAGTGCACATGAGCGCATCGATCGACGAGGACGCCGAGGTGACGACCGAGGTCGACGCCGAAGCGGCCGAGGCCGCGAAACGAGCGAGGATAGAAGGCGTCGCACGGGTGGTCATCATGTTCCTCATGCCGCTGGTCATGGTCGGCATGATGATCTGGGGCTACATGGGCGCCATGCATTCGCCGACGCCCCGGGACCTGCCGATCACCGTGTCCGGCCAGGATGCGGGGACGTTCGCCCAGGCACTGCGGCAGGCCGACGGGGATGCGGTCGAGGTCCGCGTCGTCGACGATCCGGGTGCCGCCCGTCAGCAGGTGATCGAGCGGGACACGGCGGGCGCCGTGGTGCTCGACGGGGACACCGCGACGCTGTTCACCGCGGGCGGCGCGGGGGCCTCGCAGGCGGGTGTCACGACCGGTCTGGTGACGCCGGTCGCCGTCGCACAGGGAATGACCGTCCAGTCCGAGGATCTGGCGCCGCTGCCCGCCGACGACCCGGCCGGACTGGGCGCGATGTTCATGACCACGGCGATCGTGATGGCGGGTTACCTTCCGCTGTCGATCATGCTGTCGAACTCACCGCATCTGCTCCGACTTCGGCGGTTCCTGCCGCTGCTGGTCGGCTGGGCGGCGCTGATCGCGGGCGTCATCGCGATCGTCACCTGCCCGATCCTGCACGTCGTCCCGGCCGGTCATCTGCCCGCCGTGATGGGCATCGCGATGCTGGGAGTGGTCTCGATCGGACTGGTCCAGCTGTTCCTCACGCGAGTGTTCGGTGCGATGGCGACCATTCTGGCCATGTTGCTGCTGATGGTCCTCGGCATGCCGAGCTCCAACCTCAGCATCTCGATCTACACCGCGCCGCCGTTCTACGACGTCTTCCACTCGTTCCTGCCGCTGCCCGCCATCGGCGAGGCGATGCGGTCGGTGCTGTACTTCGGCGGCGACGGTGTCGGCAGGCACCTGATGGTGCTCGGCATCGGCGGTGCGGCCGGGCTCCTCCTGACGATTCTGGTGGACTGGCGCAAGCGTCGGACGTCGCGGTCGGCGACCGTGCGGTTGAGCATGCCGTCGTTGCGTGGGGCGTCCCAGCCGGACACGCCGTTCTGGCGGTACGCGGCGCTGCTCTTCTTCCCGCTGGCCATGGTCTCGATGATGATCACGGCGATGCTCGGAGCGATGGGGTCGCCGACCCCGAAGGACATGCCGGTCGCGGTCGTCGCCTCGTCGCAGCAGCAGGCGCAGGCCGTCGCCGACGGCATGGATGCGCAGATGCCCGGCATGTTCGACGTGAGGGTCGTCGACTCCGCGCAGGACGCCCGCACTCAAGTCGCGGATCGGGACGTCGTCGGGGCGTTCGTCCTGCCCGGCCCGCCGGATCCACAGGCCACGGTGATCACCAACCAGGCCGCGTCGACGAGTGCCGCACAGGTCGTGAACCAGATCTTCACACAGGTCGCGCAGGCCCAGCACATGCCGGTGGTCACCGACGACGTCGCGCCGCTGCCCGCGAAGGACAGTATGGGCACGGTCACGATGTACATCGCGATGGGCTGGCTGATGGCCGGGTTCATGGTGATCATCGTCGGGGCGAACGCCGCGCCGGGCAGTCGGCCGCTGCCCAGGCTGTTGCCGATCGTCGGCGTGTACTCGGCGTTCATGTCGGGAGTCGTGTTCATCATCGCCCGCTTCATCACCGGCAGCATCGGGGACGGACACGCCTGGCAGCTCTGGGCAGCGGGAACGGTCGCGATCTTCTGCGTGGCGATGTTCGCGACGGTGTTCGAGAGACTCGTCGGCATGCTCGCGATCGTCCCGGTGATCGGCATTCTGATGTTCCTCGGCGTACCCGCGTCCAGCGGTGCGATGTCGGTGTACATGGAGGCGCCGTTCTTCCGGGACGTCCACGACATCATCCCGATGGGCGCGGCGGTCGACGCCGCACGGTCGATCCTCTACTTCGGGAGCGACACGCTCGGCGGCAGCCTGCTGACGCTCGGAGCATGGGGAGTCGTCTCGCTGATCGTCGTCGCGATCATCGACCGGATCAAGCCCCTGCGGACCACGTCGGAGATGCTCGAGGTGCCTCATCCCGCCCTCGGCAGCGCGTACGTGCCGAAGGAGGAGTCGGTGGACGCCGATGCGGACGACACCGATGAGAAGGTGCTCGTCTCGTCGCACGCATGACCGGAATCGGTGCCCCGACTCAGTTCTGAGTCGAGGCGCCGGTCTGCGTGCGTCGACGGTGGACGACGAGGACCAGGGCGATGCCGACGACGAGCAGACCGACAGCGGTCACGGCGCCTGCCGCGATCCCGCGTCCGATGCGATTCGCGTGGTCGTACACATATGCGGGCGCGGCGTCATCGGAGGTCAGCGACTCGTCGGCCGACGAGAGGTTGTTCGACACCGTGGCCAGCGCCGTCTTGAGCTTGCCGAGCCCGCCGGACATGTCGTCGGCGGCCTGCTGAGTGTCGGCCTTCGCCGACGCGAGTCGGTCGAGTCCCTCCTTGAGCTGGGACGCGGCCGTGCGCGCCCGGTCGATCGCGCCGTCGACCTGCCGCGCGGCCGGTCCGGTGGCCGCGGTCGCCTTGTCGAGTTCGCTCCGGAGTGCTCCGAGGTCGCCGACGCCGCCGACGATCTCGCGCGACGCCGACTGCAGGGACTTGAGCTGCTCGATCGTCTTGTCCGCGCCCGGTACCGTGCTGTGCTCGAGGCCGGAGACGATCGGTGTGACGAGGTCGTCGACGTCCTCGGCCGACGACGCCAACGACTGGGCCTGTGTCAGGCTCTTCGACACCGTGCCGCCGAGTTCTTCGATCGTAGAGGCGGCGGCGCTCAGACTCGGCGCGGCGGCGAGGCCGGCGACCATCTGGTCGGCGGCCTTCGACGCGGTGTCGACGGATGCGAATGTGGGTTCGACGGCGGCGGTCACCTTCTCGATGCCCGCGGTGCCACTGTTCACGGTCGCGGACATCATGTCGATCAGCATCTTGGCCGACGACACCGAGTCCTGCGCCGATGCGACGTCATCGGGACTCAGGTCGACGGCCGGCGGCCGGAGAGCGGGTTCGGTGTCGAGGAAGACGAATCCGCCGACGGCGACGCCGGTGAGCAGGACGCCGAGTGCCGCGATCGCCGCAGCCGCGGTCCGACCGGCTCGGCGGGGCGTCTGTGGCGGCGGGGAGGCGTCGACATCGGAGACCGGCTCGTGGCGGGATGGGGAGTCGATCGTCACGCATGGTCCATTCGTCGTCGGGCAGAGACTCCGCCCGACGCTACGGGCGGAGTCTGTGCGGGCGGTGTGGAGAGCATGAGGGATCGATGATCAGATCGTCGATGCCACCGGCACTGTCTGGTCGGAGGTGACGACGCCGGCGGGGCACACGGTGCGGTCGCGGGCCCGGAACACGTGGTCGCCGCCGCTGCCGGTATCGGTGTCGTTCCACCCGAGTCGTCAGAAGCCGGCGAGGTCGCGCACCACGTCTCCGGCCGGGACCGCCCGCGCCGCGCGGAAACCGGCGCCGGCCCACAGATTGATCACCTGCGGATCGTCGGACGCCGCCTTGCGGATCCCGCCGGTGAGCGTGTTCACCTGCGGGTAGTACGACGGTGCGTGGTCGGAGTTGGCGCGGATGAAGTCGTTGACCAGTCCGCGGGCGAGGCGTCCGGAGTAGGCGCGGGTGGTGACCGTCGTCGTGAACTGCGGGTCGGCCAGCGCGCCGCGATGGGCCGTCCGGGTGCCTGCCTCCGGCGTGCGGAGGAGCAGCGTCCCGACCTGCGCTGCGACGGCGCCCGTGTCGAGGATCGCTCGGACGTCGTCGGGACCGGCGACACCGCCGGCACCGACCGTCGGCAGCCCGGATGCGGCGATCACCGAGCGCACCAGGTCGAGTGTGTCGATCTCGGGGTCGGAGTCGGCGATCGCGAACATCGCGCGGTGGCCGCCCGCCGAGACTCCTTGGGCGCACAGCGAATCCACGCCCAGATCGGCGGCCGCGCGTGCCTCGTCGACGCTCGTCACCGTGGCCGACACGGCGATGTCGGCAGCACGGAGACGGTCGATCACCGCGCCCGACGGCAGTCCGAACGTGAAGGAGGCGACGGCGGGACGCTCGTCGACCAGCACGTCGACTTTCGCGTCGAACGCGTCGTCGGTGAACGGCACCGTCGCGGGGAGTTCGACGCCGAGCCGCGCGGCGAGTGGTGCGAGGCGGTCGCGGTATGCCGCGAACTCGTCGGCGTCGACGTCGACGCGTTCGGGGACGAACAGGTTGACACCGAACGGTGCATCGGTGAGTCCGGCGATCTCGCGTACGGCCGAGCGCAGAGCGTCGGGTGCCAGGTACGCGCCGCCGTAGAACCCGAATCCGCCCGCGTTCGACACGGCCGCGGTCAACGAGGGTGTCGACACGCCGCCGGCCATCGGGGCGCCGACGATCGGC from Gordonia humi encodes:
- the purE gene encoding 5-(carboxyamino)imidazole ribonucleotide mutase; amino-acid sequence: MTAPVGPRVGLIMGSDSDWPTMEAAAEALAEFGVAFEVGVVSAHRTPQRMLDYAKGAAARGVSVIIAGAGGAAHLPGMVASATPLPVIGVPVPLKYLDGMDSLLSIVQMPAGVPVATVSIGGARNAGLLAVRILAASDPALQSAMETFQAGLEEMVLAKDEKLRRSLLED
- a CDS encoding ABC transporter permease — its product is MSASIDEDAEVTTEVDAEAAEAAKRARIEGVARVVIMFLMPLVMVGMMIWGYMGAMHSPTPRDLPITVSGQDAGTFAQALRQADGDAVEVRVVDDPGAARQQVIERDTAGAVVLDGDTATLFTAGGAGASQAGVTTGLVTPVAVAQGMTVQSEDLAPLPADDPAGLGAMFMTTAIVMAGYLPLSIMLSNSPHLLRLRRFLPLLVGWAALIAGVIAIVTCPILHVVPAGHLPAVMGIAMLGVVSIGLVQLFLTRVFGAMATILAMLLLMVLGMPSSNLSISIYTAPPFYDVFHSFLPLPAIGEAMRSVLYFGGDGVGRHLMVLGIGGAAGLLLTILVDWRKRRTSRSATVRLSMPSLRGASQPDTPFWRYAALLFFPLAMVSMMITAMLGAMGSPTPKDMPVAVVASSQQQAQAVADGMDAQMPGMFDVRVVDSAQDARTQVADRDVVGAFVLPGPPDPQATVITNQAASTSAAQVVNQIFTQVAQAQHMPVVTDDVAPLPAKDSMGTVTMYIAMGWLMAGFMVIIVGANAAPGSRPLPRLLPIVGVYSAFMSGVVFIIARFITGSIGDGHAWQLWAAGTVAIFCVAMFATVFERLVGMLAIVPVIGILMFLGVPASSGAMSVYMEAPFFRDVHDIIPMGAAVDAARSILYFGSDTLGGSLLTLGAWGVVSLIVVAIIDRIKPLRTTSEMLEVPHPALGSAYVPKEESVDADADDTDEKVLVSSHA
- a CDS encoding DinB family protein, translating into MSIPDRARLEAACTVVVEETLAAIAQVLDDCDDESVNATPVPGTVNSVFALVTHLDGVIADWGGNLVAGEGIPRDRPTEFTAQGTLAQARSILDRMSERLPRYIRLALTAGIEAPGAISSTRVDAASATPEFVVAHLLRELTQHTGHMQICRDVVGR
- a CDS encoding PH domain-containing protein, whose product is MGYPRDNLAPGEQVVIHRHPHWKSLVVPVLIFWVVTAVCGVAIGYTQTGDSLSSDAALWLTVVVVIVWAAAAVYWLGRPVLSWRTTHFVVTDRRVMYRNGIITRSGIDIPMRRITSVEFNHGLIDRMLRTGTLIIESASDEPLEFADIPDVEAVHARLYQELLDDEDDVDYGRRRR
- a CDS encoding response regulator transcription factor: MTAARPILLAEDDAAIAEPLARALIREGHDCVIAASGPEALDQALTSEFGLLILDLGLPGMDGLEVCRRVRAQLPEVAVLMLTARTDEVDFVVGLDAGADDYVGKPFRLAELLARVRALMRRSSVGEDADEVVLDFGDIMLDARARRVVVDGDDLTLANREFDLLQFLMERPGEALSRDEIMTQVWGSVDLRSSKTLDMHVSWIRRKIGDDQPNRPKHIVTVRGVGFRFDP
- a CDS encoding sensor histidine kinase, coding for MMIVTVALMGLLLGVPLTILTVRGMSAEARQNLSESLKRISEYVLAEETVGHDLEVADLDLKQFRLLVPAGGRLTLNATVTGANGVEIPIRRAVGDDQAESTISESVTLGPHATLTLEIPQENVRPQQLVAVGVLLVVLTGSVAGGALVAVVTARRLAEPLTALAARAGAMARGDLSSGWPSYGIDELDRVAEALADANQEIATRLEREGEIVGDVSHQLRSRLTAVHLRLDELTLHEDPAVVAEAEAGLEQVERLSRELDELVAASREDSAGRGAIDARDVVDTLIGDFEPAFRAKGRRLRAETLGRVPTISGKPGRLREALSVLIDNSLQHGAGTTTVRLADLPAVGMVRLTVADSGPGIADEIAVDVFRRGFSGGSRSGMGLSLSRALIEAEGGRLDLISRRPAVFAIVLPAQGRRPSGADHITRVRVPHR
- a CDS encoding nitronate monooxygenase, which codes for MHRFDDLSLPIVGAPMAGGVSTPSLTAAVSNAGGFGFYGGAYLAPDALRSAVREIAGLTDAPFGVNLFVPERVDVDADEFAAYRDRLAPLAARLGVELPATVPFTDDAFDAKVDVLVDERPAVASFTFGLPSGAVIDRLRAADIAVSATVTSVDEARAAADLGVDSLCAQGVSAGGHRAMFAIADSDPEIDTLDLVRSVIAASGLPTVGAGGVAGPDDVRAILDTGAVAAQVGTLLLRTPEAGTRTAHRGALADPQFTTTVTTRAYSGRLARGLVNDFIRANSDHAPSYYPQVNTLTGGIRKAASDDPQVINLWAGAGFRAARAVPAGDVVRDLAGF
- a CDS encoding 5-(carboxyamino)imidazole ribonucleotide synthase, which translates into the protein MSSQPRRAESGMPTVTMIGGGQLARMTHQSAIALGQCLRVLAAGDAEPAAQVSGDVVLGSHESLEDLRTAAEGAVALTFDHEGVPLHLLEALEADGVAVRPPSAALRFAQDKLDMRNRLSELGLPVPDFADLSGDVAAARDELIAFGERNGWQIVLKAVRGGYDGRGVWLVDGRDEALAVFDAHAGGDTVLMAEQKVSMRRELSAMIARSPYGQGAAWPVVETVQRKGQCAVVLAPAPGLDETVAEQAQRMALRLADELGVVGAMAMELFETVDGELVVNELAMRPHNSGHWTMDGAVTSQFEQHLRAVLDYPLGDTSARAETVVMANVLGADETPEMSVDERMHHLFARMPDAKIHMYGKSERPDRKVGHVNIVGRPGEPVEAVRERAERAATWMSTAVWTDGWNPHTDSIGDLT
- a CDS encoding TetR/AcrR family transcriptional regulator, which codes for MAQHGDRARETLLDAAEELFAEHGIDAVSNRRITEHAGTANHSAIKYHFGGRDEMIQALLARGREQITARREQILGELPDQPSLHDLVGAGVRPWIEYLDSLPVPGHRARFTYQAMFLPSVEEPLRVGIERSVQFDGQMGAIPELAHVPEPVLTARMRLIASLTLRLCASYETDVEAGTASGSWTAVGYFIIDAATGMLSAPVTHPDQFPTAVVAP
- a CDS encoding GtrA family protein — protein: MLPGPLHRLVMKHSELIKFAIVGGTTFVIDTAIYYLLVFTVLEPKPVAARIISGVVATIVSYILNREWAFKNRGGRERHHEAMLFFLISGIAVLLTAAPLWLANNVFHMRENLAGLELAVLDFFLAFIIGNILGMAFRFWSLRKFAFPEEEPRGGPGGSTEPDPASDDLTDEELGHA